Proteins from one Pontibacter korlensis genomic window:
- a CDS encoding right-handed parallel beta-helix repeat-containing protein, protein MKYNCAHLLWILFWLQLLPFSSGAKAVEQVTGDTLTFLVAKGGGTSKLIQADQTFKSVQEAKHAVRDLKQKGRLNAPVKVYIEAGSYFLDSPLLFTSDDSGTEDKPIIYTSLNGKVLLHGGRRLENWKKYKGNIYCTTIPEVRKGNWKFNQLYVNGELRQRARTPNKGFYRVKGFPDGGPEIHYHTDCQRFEFEEGDIDPKWTNLEDVEVIVYHFWTDSHLPIQSIDTKNNIVTFKHKAGKVFTDGFSDGGAKYVVENVWEGLEEPGEWYLNRKTGRLYYIPLPGEDLSEAEVIAPATEKFITLEGATLENKFVEHITFDNLDFMYTNWSLPPGNSNDDQGSASVPAAITLTGARHIAFTNCTVKNIGTFAFEVAAGSSHNRFTHNTISHIAAGGFRVNGGTDEDPPLLRTGNNTISDNDLHHFGQVYPSAVGVLLMQTYGNKVTHNNINNGWYTGVSVGWEWGYQRSISRDNIIEYNHIHTIGQGLLSDMGGIYTLGVSPGTIIRNNLIHDVQANQYGGWGIYNDEGSSYILVEDNIVYNTNFAGYNIHYAKEITVRNNLFALGKQAQLSRGKVEPHKSVFFENNIIYWKEGELLSEQWGDQPYLFYRKPENGIKEETSTFEMDWNVYFNPTVPLDKVSYNGKSWEEWRKTGKDQHSLFADPLFVDPDNQDFRLRANSPAFKLGFKPIDISTVGPRKARALY, encoded by the coding sequence ATGAAATATAATTGTGCCCATTTGTTGTGGATCTTGTTTTGGTTGCAGTTGCTCCCGTTTTCTTCTGGTGCCAAAGCTGTAGAACAAGTTACAGGTGACACACTCACTTTTTTAGTTGCCAAAGGAGGTGGAACTTCTAAGTTGATCCAGGCGGATCAGACTTTTAAGAGCGTTCAGGAGGCAAAGCACGCTGTAAGGGATTTGAAGCAGAAAGGTAGATTGAATGCTCCGGTTAAGGTTTACATTGAGGCAGGAAGTTACTTTCTAGACAGCCCTTTGCTGTTTACTTCTGATGATTCTGGAACCGAAGACAAACCAATTATATATACTTCTCTGAATGGGAAAGTGCTATTGCATGGTGGTAGAAGATTAGAGAATTGGAAAAAGTACAAAGGCAATATTTATTGTACTACTATACCAGAAGTAAGGAAAGGTAACTGGAAATTTAACCAGCTATATGTAAACGGTGAGTTAAGGCAGCGTGCCAGAACACCGAACAAAGGATTCTACAGAGTAAAGGGTTTTCCTGACGGAGGACCCGAAATACACTACCACACCGACTGCCAAAGATTTGAGTTCGAAGAAGGGGATATAGATCCTAAGTGGACAAACCTGGAGGATGTGGAGGTAATCGTTTACCACTTCTGGACCGACTCACATTTACCGATCCAATCCATCGACACCAAAAACAACATCGTGACCTTTAAACACAAAGCTGGGAAGGTGTTTACAGATGGCTTTTCGGATGGAGGAGCCAAGTATGTGGTAGAAAACGTATGGGAAGGGCTGGAAGAGCCTGGGGAATGGTACCTGAACAGGAAAACAGGCAGGCTCTACTACATTCCTTTACCTGGTGAGGACCTTTCCGAAGCAGAGGTAATTGCACCCGCTACGGAGAAGTTTATTACCTTAGAAGGAGCAACCTTGGAGAATAAGTTTGTAGAACATATAACGTTCGATAATCTTGACTTTATGTACACAAATTGGAGCCTGCCCCCTGGTAACTCCAACGATGACCAAGGCTCTGCGAGTGTACCAGCAGCTATTACGCTAACAGGTGCACGGCACATTGCTTTTACAAACTGCACGGTAAAAAACATTGGCACCTTTGCCTTTGAGGTGGCAGCAGGTAGCTCACACAACAGATTTACACATAATACCATTAGCCACATTGCAGCAGGAGGTTTTAGAGTTAACGGCGGAACAGACGAAGACCCTCCTTTGCTAAGAACGGGTAATAACACCATTTCTGACAACGACCTGCACCACTTCGGCCAGGTATATCCGTCTGCTGTAGGTGTGCTACTTATGCAAACATATGGAAACAAGGTTACACATAATAACATCAACAACGGCTGGTACACAGGTGTTTCAGTAGGATGGGAGTGGGGTTACCAGCGCAGTATCAGCAGGGATAACATCATTGAGTACAACCACATTCACACCATTGGGCAGGGGCTGTTATCAGATATGGGAGGCATCTACACCTTGGGTGTTTCACCAGGCACCATTATCCGTAATAACCTTATCCATGATGTACAGGCAAATCAATACGGTGGCTGGGGTATCTACAACGACGAAGGCTCATCTTATATACTCGTAGAGGACAACATTGTATATAATACCAATTTTGCAGGTTATAATATTCATTATGCTAAAGAGATAACCGTACGAAACAACCTGTTTGCCTTAGGTAAACAGGCTCAGCTAAGTCGAGGTAAAGTGGAACCACATAAGAGTGTATTCTTTGAGAATAACATTATCTACTGGAAAGAAGGAGAGCTGCTAAGTGAGCAGTGGGGCGATCAGCCTTACCTGTTTTACAGAAAGCCAGAAAATGGGATAAAAGAGGAGACCAGCACATTTGAAATGGATTGGAATGTTTATTTCAACCCAACTGTGCCCTTAGATAAAGTGAGCTACAACGGAAAGAGCTGGGAAGAGTGGCGTAAAACTGGAAAGGACCAGCACTCTTTGTTTGCAGACCCTCTGTTTGTAGATCCAGATAATCAAGACTTCAGGTTACGGGCAAATTCTCCCGCTTTCAAACTTGGGTTCAAACCAATAGATATAAGTACAGTTGGCCCCAGAAAAGCAAGAGCGCTTTATTGA